ACCTGGTAACCGACCAGCCTGTCGAGAATCCGGCGCGCCTGCTGTGCCATCACCTTGTTGTCATCGATATCACCGGCAGTTTCGATCGCGCTCTGGACCGCTTTTTTGGTCAACTCGTTGTAGACCACCCTGTGAATACTGCCGTTAACTTTATCGAGTTTGCCTAAGAGGTGCCATGCGATCGCCTCGCCCTCACGATCGGGGTCGGGGGCCAGAAAAATGCGCCTGGCTTTCTTGGCTTCTTTGAGGATCTCGTCGACCACAGCCTTTTTGCCGCGGATATAAATGTAACGTGGTTCGAAATCGTTGTCTATATCGACACCCAGACGGCTTTTGGGCAGGTCGATGATATGCCCCTTGGTAGCCATTATCTTGAATTTGCGCCCCAAAAACTTCTTGAGGGTTTTAGTCTTGGTCGGTGACTCGACCACCAGAAGATCGGGACCGGTTTTCTTCTTCGTTGTTTTCTTTTTTTTCTTAGCGGCTGTTTTCTTACTCGTGCTCAATTTTAAGCTTACCTTCCATTAATTCTTCAAGTGCGATTGCTGTGACTTTACGAGGACTTCTATCGATATCGGCATCCTCGGGCATAAGCTCCAGTTTGGCCAGCCTATCGGCATTTATCTGCCGGGCGCGTTTGGCGGCGATTATCGCGGCCTCGTAACGATTGCCAATCTTTTCATCGAGTCTGTCAAGTTTCTGGTAAC
This DNA window, taken from Candidatus Zixiibacteriota bacterium, encodes the following:
- the rpoZ gene encoding DNA-directed RNA polymerase subunit omega; this encodes MSYQKLDRLDEKIGNRYEAAIIAAKRARQINADRLAKLELMPEDADIDRSPRKVTAIALEELMEGKLKIEHE